A part of Larimichthys crocea isolate SSNF chromosome VII, L_crocea_2.0, whole genome shotgun sequence genomic DNA contains:
- the mmp20b gene encoding matrix metalloproteinase-20, which produces MHVMLLSCCVLVLLMPGPCFTAPTFMPEALSSPSTEPQVDLKLATGYLQQYYNLQIEPMGRMKRSGPSFTSKMKDMQIFFGLNVTGTLDSDTLEVMSSPRCGVPDVEEYSDIQGTRWNKNVITYSIGRYTRDLPRTTVDSLVESAFNVWARASSLTFVRSHTRSADIMVEFVTNAHGDLYPFDGPRGTLAHAFGPGLGVGGDTHFDDDEHWTAGETGFNLFVVAAHEFGHALGLKHSRNPESLMYPTYKSSRPANLLSREDVANINTLYSPLRGRPNYFSRYGWNSQSNHWVSGSMFPRLLQNKCDPDLTFDAVSTLGDATFFFRERYLWIKHNEQYDIKEGPITNFMPKIETNIDAAFWVPRRSTAYIIHESMFWTVKGSRVKGKPRALTHFGFPAWVQDVDAAVHIVKTGRTLFFMHDIYWSYNENRRVMDFGYPKYISEDFPGVNTTINAALHKEGFIYFFVGPQVYKYDYTQKHVVGVEKANSWLGC; this is translated from the exons ATGCATGTCATGCTGCTCTCTTGCTGTGTCCTGGTCTTGCTTATGCCCGGTCCATGTTTTACGGCGCCCACATTTATGCCAGAGGCATTGAGCTCTCCTTCCACTGAGCCACAGGTTGACTTGAAGCTGGCCACT GGATACCTTCAGCAGTACTACAACCTACAAATCGAGCCTATGGGGCGAATGAAGCGGAGCGGGCCATCCTTCACCTCTAAGATGAAAGACATGCAGATATTCTTTGGGCTCAATGTAACAGGTACACTGGACTCAGACACCCTGGAGGTGATGAGCAGCCCTCGGTGTGGCGTACCAGATGTGGAGGAGTACAGCGACATCCAGGGGACGCGATGGAATAAGAATGTTATCACCTACAG CATTGGCCGGTACACCAGAGATTTGCCTCGCACCACTGTGGACTCTCTGGTTGAGTCAGCTTTCAATGTTTGGGCCAGAGCAAGCAGTCTGACGTTTGTCAGGTCCCACACACGCAGTGCTGACATCATGGTGGAGTTTGTGACCAATG CACATGGTGACTTGTATCCATTTGACGGACCCAGAGGCACACTTGCTCATGCTTTTGGTCCAGGGTTGGGCGTTGGAGGGGACACGCACTTTGATGACGATGAGCACTGGACAGCAGGAGAAACAG GTTTTAATCTGTTTGTTGTAGCTGCACATGAATTCGGCCATGCTCTGGGTCTGAAGCACTCCAGAAACCCAGAGTCACTGATGTATCCCACCTACAAATCCTCTCGTCCAGCCAACCTATTATCCAGAGAGGATGTAGCAAATATCAACACactttaca GTCCACTCAGAGGTCGCCCAAATTACTTTTCGAGGTACGGCTGGAACTCTCAGTCTAACCACTGGGTGTCAGGATCAATGTTCCCACGACTCCTGCAGAATAAATGTGATCCAGACCTGACCTTTGACGCAGTGTCCACTCTTGGGGATGCCACCTTCTTTTTCAGAGAAAG ATATCTCTGGATTAAACATAATGAGCAATATGACATCAAAGAAGGTCCCATTACCAACTTTATGCCCAAAATTGAAACCAACATCGATGCTGCCTTCTGGGTGCCTCGCAGATCCACTGCTTATATCATTCATG AATCCATGTTCTGGACAGTGAAAGGCTCTCGTGTGAAAGGAAAGCCACGAGCACTCACTCACTTTGGGTTTCCAGCCTGGGTCCAGGATGTTGATGCAGCAGTGCACATAGTGAAAACAGGACGCACCCTCTTTTTTATGCATGATATTTACTGGAG TTACAATGAAAACCGACGGGTTATGGATTTCGGTTACCCAAAGTACATCAGCGAGGACTTTCCCGGAGTCAACACAACAATAAACGCAGCTCTACATAAAGAGG GTTTCATCTACTTCTTTGTTGGACCACAAGTCTACAAATACGACTACACGCAGAAACATGTTGTCGGAGTTGAGAAAGCAAATTCCTGGCTTGGATGTTGA
- the tbrg1 gene encoding transforming growth factor beta regulator 1 isoform X1: protein MESLNTFESEMEADGQGNYSLFPALDSIASLSGTTETLESEPPSEIAEKPNLTWLDAAQIVLEEAGRPMHIKEIKQRIIDRGLVQSNAKSSLEAVMYRETQKGSRRFKRIENRNGVFALLTDEERQQALQAFTAQTFLGSPQQNTISSSGSGASVPAFPSPASSSEHKTKMKRGPRKNQNEKYRLKYLRLRKTARAMIFENAALCDEVAHLEEKFLRAKEERRFLLKSLLQYQSLSEGEILPTPSSSSHPPVPPVALTSGPAGASGLSGGHNLAPVVSTVEDGALKKPKKERKERGRENGKEELPKKMSKKRKLADGSRKLVQPIPLDSSGRPVFPIVLGGLTVYSLGEIITDRMLFHDECAIYPVGFCSTRVFASMKNPDQQCLYTCQIKDGGTGPQFEIVPEEDPQNAIVASSALTCHSNLLKAIASVSSKSVVPIVPSGADFFGFSHPTIQNLIQSCPGARKCSNYRWIRFEVCRPGDGQVPHSLSEDDASVNFDAYQRHQGFDENIKMEHIAGQTPQSPSSSHQHHLTSPTMKPSTSYFNS from the exons ATGGAGTCACTCAACACATTTGAATCCGAGATGGAGGCTGACGGACAGGGCAACTActctctgtttcctgctctgGACAGCATTGCAAGTCTGTCTGGCACCACTGAAACTCTGGAGAG cgaACCGCCTAGTGAAATTGCAGAGAAGCCAAACCTCACGTGGCTCGATGCCGCACAG ATTGTGTTAGAAGAAGCTGGACGTCCCATGCACATAAAGGAGATTAAACAGAGAATCATCGACAGAGGACTTGTTCAATCCAA TGCAAAGTCAAGCCTGGAGGCTGTCATGTACCGCGAG ACACAAAAAGGCAGCAGGAGATTCAAGAGGATTGAAAACAGAAACGGAGTCTTTGCACTGCTG ACTGATGAGGAGCGGCAGCAAGCCCTGCAGGCCTTCACTGCCCAGACTTTCCTCGGCTCTCCGCAGCAGAATACCATCTCCAGTTCTGGCTCAGGTGCCTCAGTGCCTGCCTTCCCATCCCCCGCCAGTTCCTCAGAGCATAAGACCAAGATGAAGAGAGGTCCACGAAAAAACCAGAACGAAAAGTACCGACTCAAGTACCTTAGACTGCGCAAAACTGCCCGTGCCATGATATTT GAAAATGCAGCTCTCTGTGATGAAGTTGCCCATTTAGAAGAGAAGTTTCTGAGAGCGAAGGAGGAGCGAAG GTTTTTACTGAAGTCACTCTTGCAGTATCAGTCTCTGTCAGAGGGGGAGATATTGCCAACCCCTAGCTCAAGCTCTCATCCACCTGTGCCACCTGTGGCATTGACCTCAGGTCCTGCAGGGGCTTCAGGCCTGTCTGGGGGGCACAACTTGGCACCAGTGGTGTCAACAGTGGAAGACGGAGCTCTAAAAAAAccaaagaaggaaaggaaagaacgAGGCAGGGAAAACGGAAAGGAGGAAC TTCCAAAGAAGATGTCTAAGAAGAGAAAGCTGGCAGACGGGTCTCGAAAGCTGGTGCAGCCCATCCCTCTGGACTCATCTGGTCGTCCCGTCTTTCCTATCGTACTGGGAGGTTTAACCGTCTACAGCCTCGGAGAA ATCATCACAGACAGGATGTTGTTCCATGATGAGTGCGCCATATATCCAGTGGGCTTCTGCAGCACGCGAGTCTTTGCCAGCATGAAAAACCCTGACCAGCAGTGCCTGTACACATGCCAAATTAAGGATGGGGGAACAGGtccacag TTTGAGATTGTCCCTGAAGAAGATCCTCAGAATGCCATCGTGGCTTCCTCTGCCCTGACGTGCCACTCCAATCTGCTGAAGGCCATAGCATCTGTCAG TTCCAAGTCTGTTGTGCCCATCGTGCCGTCAGGAGCTGACTTCTTTGGCTTCTCACACCCAACCATCCAGAACCTCATCCAGAGTTGTCCTGGAGCACGCAAATGTAGCAA cTACCGATGGATACGTTTTGAGGTTTGTCGCCCTGGTGATGGCCAAGTCCCTCACAGCCTGTCAGAGGACGACGCTTCGGTCAACTTCGATGCCTATCAGAGACACCAGGGCTTTGATGAGAACATCAAGATGGAGCACATTGCAG GACAGACACCACAGTCTCCCAGCTCCTCTCATCAGCACCACCTGACCTCCCCCACCATGAAGCCCTCGACGTCATATTTCAACTCCTGA
- the tbrg1 gene encoding transforming growth factor beta regulator 1 isoform X4: MESLNTFESEMEADGQGNYSLFPALDSIASLSGTTETLESAKSSLEAVMYRETDEERQQALQAFTAQTFLGSPQQNTISSSGSGASVPAFPSPASSSEHKTKMKRGPRKNQNEKYRLKYLRLRKTARAMIFENAALCDEVAHLEEKFLRAKEERRFLLKSLLQYQSLSEGEILPTPSSSSHPPVPPVALTSGPAGASGLSGGHNLAPVVSTVEDGALKKPKKERKERGRENGKEELPKKMSKKRKLADGSRKLVQPIPLDSSGRPVFPIVLGGLTVYSLGEIITDRMLFHDECAIYPVGFCSTRVFASMKNPDQQCLYTCQIKDGGTGPQFEIVPEEDPQNAIVASSALTCHSNLLKAIASVSSKSVVPIVPSGADFFGFSHPTIQNLIQSCPGARKCSNYRWIRFEVCRPGDGQVPHSLSEDDASVNFDAYQRHQGFDENIKMEHIAGQTPQSPSSSHQHHLTSPTMKPSTSYFNS; the protein is encoded by the exons ATGGAGTCACTCAACACATTTGAATCCGAGATGGAGGCTGACGGACAGGGCAACTActctctgtttcctgctctgGACAGCATTGCAAGTCTGTCTGGCACCACTGAAACTCTGGAGAG TGCAAAGTCAAGCCTGGAGGCTGTCATGTACCGCGAG ACTGATGAGGAGCGGCAGCAAGCCCTGCAGGCCTTCACTGCCCAGACTTTCCTCGGCTCTCCGCAGCAGAATACCATCTCCAGTTCTGGCTCAGGTGCCTCAGTGCCTGCCTTCCCATCCCCCGCCAGTTCCTCAGAGCATAAGACCAAGATGAAGAGAGGTCCACGAAAAAACCAGAACGAAAAGTACCGACTCAAGTACCTTAGACTGCGCAAAACTGCCCGTGCCATGATATTT GAAAATGCAGCTCTCTGTGATGAAGTTGCCCATTTAGAAGAGAAGTTTCTGAGAGCGAAGGAGGAGCGAAG GTTTTTACTGAAGTCACTCTTGCAGTATCAGTCTCTGTCAGAGGGGGAGATATTGCCAACCCCTAGCTCAAGCTCTCATCCACCTGTGCCACCTGTGGCATTGACCTCAGGTCCTGCAGGGGCTTCAGGCCTGTCTGGGGGGCACAACTTGGCACCAGTGGTGTCAACAGTGGAAGACGGAGCTCTAAAAAAAccaaagaaggaaaggaaagaacgAGGCAGGGAAAACGGAAAGGAGGAAC TTCCAAAGAAGATGTCTAAGAAGAGAAAGCTGGCAGACGGGTCTCGAAAGCTGGTGCAGCCCATCCCTCTGGACTCATCTGGTCGTCCCGTCTTTCCTATCGTACTGGGAGGTTTAACCGTCTACAGCCTCGGAGAA ATCATCACAGACAGGATGTTGTTCCATGATGAGTGCGCCATATATCCAGTGGGCTTCTGCAGCACGCGAGTCTTTGCCAGCATGAAAAACCCTGACCAGCAGTGCCTGTACACATGCCAAATTAAGGATGGGGGAACAGGtccacag TTTGAGATTGTCCCTGAAGAAGATCCTCAGAATGCCATCGTGGCTTCCTCTGCCCTGACGTGCCACTCCAATCTGCTGAAGGCCATAGCATCTGTCAG TTCCAAGTCTGTTGTGCCCATCGTGCCGTCAGGAGCTGACTTCTTTGGCTTCTCACACCCAACCATCCAGAACCTCATCCAGAGTTGTCCTGGAGCACGCAAATGTAGCAA cTACCGATGGATACGTTTTGAGGTTTGTCGCCCTGGTGATGGCCAAGTCCCTCACAGCCTGTCAGAGGACGACGCTTCGGTCAACTTCGATGCCTATCAGAGACACCAGGGCTTTGATGAGAACATCAAGATGGAGCACATTGCAG GACAGACACCACAGTCTCCCAGCTCCTCTCATCAGCACCACCTGACCTCCCCCACCATGAAGCCCTCGACGTCATATTTCAACTCCTGA
- the LOC104940507 gene encoding collagenase 3, giving the protein MSPAGFWIVLLLGCTALCHAAPTIAPTAPTNNSTVSPEEQDLAKEYVSQFYSDVGTKNTSLRSLTNNTFREDLEAMQAFFGLEVTGVVNNETITIMKSPRCGVSDISRYGHFAGKPRWQKRLVTYRITRYTPDLTQREVDTTIGQAFQLYSDVIPLDFKQIYSGTADIMILFKGGYHGDFYPFDGAGGVLAHANSPGQNQGGDTHFDDDETWTLTRRGVNLLLVAAHEFGHALGLDHSRDRRALMFPTYQYVNTYGYRLPDDDRRGVQALYGSRKPQPTAKPTQPAPDPEPEPEEPTEDPLTNPKDEQCSRGLVFDAATSIKGELYFFKNGYYWRKNSRGIRLTKVSRKWPRIQYVDAAFEVPNKDVVYLFEGNQYWGIRASGLKAILPGYPKSLTSLGLPSSVSKVDAAVYVPTTGKTLIFVNRQYWSYDESRNRMDYGYPRLITWDFSGIGSKVDAAFENYGYLYFSSGARQSEYYLPYKRVMRVLLNYGWLNCY; this is encoded by the exons ATGTCTCCTGCTGGTTTTTGGatagtgctgctgctgggttgTACAGCCCTGTGTCATGCAGCACCTACCATTGCCCCAACAGCACCTACCAATAATTCAACAGTTTCCCCAGAGGAACAAGACCTGGCTAAG gAATACGTTTCTCAGTTCTACAGTGATGTTGGGACAAAAAATACCTCACTTCGAAGCCTCACTAATAATACCTTCCGCGAGGATCTAGAGGCCATGCAGGCCTTCTTTGGCCTGGAG GTGACTGGCGTCGTGAACAATGAGACGATTACGATAATGAAGTCACCTCGGTGTGGTGTGTCAGACATCAGCCGATATGGTCACTTTGCTGGGAAACCCAGATGGCAGAAGAGGCTAGTCACATACAG AATCACTCGGTACACTCCAGATCTGACCCAGAGAGAGGTAGATACAACCATTGGTCAAGCCTTCCAGCTCTATAGCGATGTCATCCCGCTGGACTTTAAACAGATCTACAGCGGCACTGCAGACATTATGATCCTCTTCAAGGGTGGAT ATCACGGGGACTTTTACCCTTTTGATGGGGCGGGTGGAGTCTTGGCTCATGCTAACTCTCCTGGACAGAATCAGGGAGGGGACACAcactttgatgatgatgaaacctGGACCCTAACCCGAAGAG GTGTGAATTTGCTGCTGGTGGCAGCTCATGAGTTTGGCCACGCACTGGGCCTGGATCACTCTAGGGACAGACGTGCACTAATGTTCCCCACTTATCAATATGTCAACACCTACGGATACAGGCTGCCAGATGATGACAGGCGTGGGGTTCAGGCCCTTTATG GCAGCCGTAAACCACAGCCTACAGCAAAACCAACACAACCTGCGCCAGATCCTGAACCAGAGCCGGAGGAACCAACAGAGGATCCTCTGACAAATCCCAAAGATGAGCAGTGCAGCCGCGGGCTTGTGTTTGACGCTGCGACTTCCATCAAAGGAGAACTCTATTTCTTCAAAAATGG ATACTATTGGAGGAAGAATTCACGGGGAATCCGTTTAACTAAAGTGAGCAGAAAATGGCCACGAATTCAATATGTCGATGCTGCCTTTGAAGTCCCAAACAAGGATGTGGTTTATTTGTTTGAAG GTAATCAATACTGGGGCATAAGGGCTTCTGGCTTAAAGGCAATCCTTCCAGGCTACCCAAAGTCTCTCACCAGCTTGGGCCTCCCTTCTTCGGTCAGTAAGGTGGATGCAGCAGTCTATGTGCCAACTACAggaaaaacacttatttttgtCAATAGACAGTATTGGAG CTATGATGAGAGCAGAAATCGAATGGATTACGGATACCCACGATTAATCACTTGGGATTTCTCTGGCATAGGCTCCAAAGTTGATGCAGCCTTTGAGAATTATG GGTATCTATATTTCTCATCTGGTGCCAGACAGAGTGAATACTACCTGCCATACAAGAGAGTCATGCGTGTACTGCTGAACTATGGCTGGCTCAACTGTTACTGA
- the tbrg1 gene encoding transforming growth factor beta regulator 1 isoform X2 — protein sequence MESLNTFESEMEADGQGNYSLFPALDSIASLSGTTETLESEPPSEIAEKPNLTWLDAAQIVLEEAGRPMHIKEIKQRIIDRGLVQSNAKSSLEAVMYRETDEERQQALQAFTAQTFLGSPQQNTISSSGSGASVPAFPSPASSSEHKTKMKRGPRKNQNEKYRLKYLRLRKTARAMIFENAALCDEVAHLEEKFLRAKEERRFLLKSLLQYQSLSEGEILPTPSSSSHPPVPPVALTSGPAGASGLSGGHNLAPVVSTVEDGALKKPKKERKERGRENGKEELPKKMSKKRKLADGSRKLVQPIPLDSSGRPVFPIVLGGLTVYSLGEIITDRMLFHDECAIYPVGFCSTRVFASMKNPDQQCLYTCQIKDGGTGPQFEIVPEEDPQNAIVASSALTCHSNLLKAIASVSSKSVVPIVPSGADFFGFSHPTIQNLIQSCPGARKCSNYRWIRFEVCRPGDGQVPHSLSEDDASVNFDAYQRHQGFDENIKMEHIAGQTPQSPSSSHQHHLTSPTMKPSTSYFNS from the exons ATGGAGTCACTCAACACATTTGAATCCGAGATGGAGGCTGACGGACAGGGCAACTActctctgtttcctgctctgGACAGCATTGCAAGTCTGTCTGGCACCACTGAAACTCTGGAGAG cgaACCGCCTAGTGAAATTGCAGAGAAGCCAAACCTCACGTGGCTCGATGCCGCACAG ATTGTGTTAGAAGAAGCTGGACGTCCCATGCACATAAAGGAGATTAAACAGAGAATCATCGACAGAGGACTTGTTCAATCCAA TGCAAAGTCAAGCCTGGAGGCTGTCATGTACCGCGAG ACTGATGAGGAGCGGCAGCAAGCCCTGCAGGCCTTCACTGCCCAGACTTTCCTCGGCTCTCCGCAGCAGAATACCATCTCCAGTTCTGGCTCAGGTGCCTCAGTGCCTGCCTTCCCATCCCCCGCCAGTTCCTCAGAGCATAAGACCAAGATGAAGAGAGGTCCACGAAAAAACCAGAACGAAAAGTACCGACTCAAGTACCTTAGACTGCGCAAAACTGCCCGTGCCATGATATTT GAAAATGCAGCTCTCTGTGATGAAGTTGCCCATTTAGAAGAGAAGTTTCTGAGAGCGAAGGAGGAGCGAAG GTTTTTACTGAAGTCACTCTTGCAGTATCAGTCTCTGTCAGAGGGGGAGATATTGCCAACCCCTAGCTCAAGCTCTCATCCACCTGTGCCACCTGTGGCATTGACCTCAGGTCCTGCAGGGGCTTCAGGCCTGTCTGGGGGGCACAACTTGGCACCAGTGGTGTCAACAGTGGAAGACGGAGCTCTAAAAAAAccaaagaaggaaaggaaagaacgAGGCAGGGAAAACGGAAAGGAGGAAC TTCCAAAGAAGATGTCTAAGAAGAGAAAGCTGGCAGACGGGTCTCGAAAGCTGGTGCAGCCCATCCCTCTGGACTCATCTGGTCGTCCCGTCTTTCCTATCGTACTGGGAGGTTTAACCGTCTACAGCCTCGGAGAA ATCATCACAGACAGGATGTTGTTCCATGATGAGTGCGCCATATATCCAGTGGGCTTCTGCAGCACGCGAGTCTTTGCCAGCATGAAAAACCCTGACCAGCAGTGCCTGTACACATGCCAAATTAAGGATGGGGGAACAGGtccacag TTTGAGATTGTCCCTGAAGAAGATCCTCAGAATGCCATCGTGGCTTCCTCTGCCCTGACGTGCCACTCCAATCTGCTGAAGGCCATAGCATCTGTCAG TTCCAAGTCTGTTGTGCCCATCGTGCCGTCAGGAGCTGACTTCTTTGGCTTCTCACACCCAACCATCCAGAACCTCATCCAGAGTTGTCCTGGAGCACGCAAATGTAGCAA cTACCGATGGATACGTTTTGAGGTTTGTCGCCCTGGTGATGGCCAAGTCCCTCACAGCCTGTCAGAGGACGACGCTTCGGTCAACTTCGATGCCTATCAGAGACACCAGGGCTTTGATGAGAACATCAAGATGGAGCACATTGCAG GACAGACACCACAGTCTCCCAGCTCCTCTCATCAGCACCACCTGACCTCCCCCACCATGAAGCCCTCGACGTCATATTTCAACTCCTGA
- the mmp20a gene encoding matrix metalloproteinase-20, producing the protein MELFWLWISALGSLLLADILWTLPIHQDQRPRPEDVQLAEGYLKRFYNLNPRGRVSGRRIRSTSTMEEKIREMQNFFGLRETGHLDPNTLDVMREPRCGVSDVENFSFYPGKPKWKNHTITYMTSKYTPDMKSEDVESSFRSALKMWSDAAPLRFIKVNHGKADIVFSFARRTHGDFFPFDGPRGVLAHAFQPGEGLGGDVHFDEDETWTTGRQGYSLFAVAAHELGHSLGLTHSKDPSAIMYPNYRNHISTKYSLSKDDVLGIQTLYGKPTEKVETQPVPKKCDPNFSLDGAVVIGNEIVFFKNRYMWMRTTQTTYWNRLTESHSSTYLPSISSHVDAAYDIPAKGVAYIFTGHKYWVVQQLKMRSHAGSIYEYGFSSRVRQVDAAVHISEYGKTVFFIGEVYYRYDEGRRRMDPGFPRLIQTDWPGVPRKVDAAFKLHGSIFIFSGAKSYQYDFRKKRVVNIISANSWLGC; encoded by the exons ATGGAGTTGTTCTGGCTGTGGATATCTGCTTTGGGCTCTCTGCTGTTAGCGGATATCTTGTGGACTCTACCCATCCATCAGGATCAGCGGCCAAGGCCTGAGGATGTGCAGCTGGCTGAG GGCTACCTCAAGAGGTTTTACAACCTGAACCCCAGAGGCAGAGTGTCGGGAAGGAGGATCAGGTCTACATCAACCATGGAGGAGAAGATCAGAGAGATGCAGAACTTCTTTGgtctgagagagacaggtcattTGGACCCTAACACCCTGGATGTGATGAGGGAGCCCAGGTGTGGTGTTTCAGATGTGGAAAACTTCAGCTTTTACCCCGGAAAGCCTAAATGGAAGAACCACACCATCACATACAT GACTTCCAAGTACACCCCGGACATGAAGAGCGAGGATGTGGAAAGCTCATTTCGTTCAGCCCTGAAGATGTGGAGTGATGCAGCGCCACTGAGGTTCATCAAAGTAAACCATGGCAAAGCTGATATAGTCTTCTCTTTCGCCCGCAGAA CACATGGAGATTTCTTTCCCTTTGATGGACCCCGGGGTGTGCTGGCTCATGCCTTTCAGCCAGGAGAGGGATTAGGAGGAGATGTGCACTTTGATGAAGATGAAACGTGGACCACAGGGAGACAAG GTTACAGCCTGTTCGCTGTTGCGGCTCATGAGCTTGGCCACTCACTGGGTTTGACTCACTCAAAAGACCCTTCTGCTATCATGTACCCCAATTACAGGAATCACATTAGTACAAAGTACTCTCTGTCCAAAGATGATGTGCTTGGGATCCAAACACTGTATG GAAAACCAACAGAAAAAGTGGAAACACAACCAGTCCCCAAAAAGTGTGATCCCAACTTTTCTTTAGATGGAGCAGTTGTGATTGGAAATGagattgttttctttaaaaacag GTACATGTGGATGAGAACAACACAGACAACTTATTGGAATCGCCTGACAGAGAGCCACAGCAGCACATATTTACCGAGCATCAGTTCTCACGTTGATGCCGCTTATGACATCCCTGCCAAAGGCGTGGCATACATATTCACTG GTCATAAGTACTGGGTGGTTCAACAGCTTAAGATGAGAAGTCATGCTGGCTCCATCTATGAGTATGGCTTCTCCTCCAGAGTCAGGCAGGTTGACGCTGCCGTGCATATCAGTGAATATGGGAAAACAGTCTTCTTCATAGGAGAGGTTTATTACAg GTATGATGAGGGCAGAAGAAGGATGGACCCTGGATTCCCCAGACTCATCCAAACGGACTGGCCTGGAGTCCCGAGAAAGGTCGACGCTGCCTTCAAGTTACATG GTAGCATCTTCATCTTCAGCGGGGCAAAATCATACCAGTATGACTTCAGAAAAAAACGGGTGGTGAATATAATTTCAGCAAATTCTTGGCTAGGATGCTGA
- the tbrg1 gene encoding transforming growth factor beta regulator 1 isoform X3 → MESLNTFESEMEADGQGNYSLFPALDSIASLSGTTETLESAKSSLEAVMYRETQKGSRRFKRIENRNGVFALLTDEERQQALQAFTAQTFLGSPQQNTISSSGSGASVPAFPSPASSSEHKTKMKRGPRKNQNEKYRLKYLRLRKTARAMIFENAALCDEVAHLEEKFLRAKEERRFLLKSLLQYQSLSEGEILPTPSSSSHPPVPPVALTSGPAGASGLSGGHNLAPVVSTVEDGALKKPKKERKERGRENGKEELPKKMSKKRKLADGSRKLVQPIPLDSSGRPVFPIVLGGLTVYSLGEIITDRMLFHDECAIYPVGFCSTRVFASMKNPDQQCLYTCQIKDGGTGPQFEIVPEEDPQNAIVASSALTCHSNLLKAIASVSSKSVVPIVPSGADFFGFSHPTIQNLIQSCPGARKCSNYRWIRFEVCRPGDGQVPHSLSEDDASVNFDAYQRHQGFDENIKMEHIAGQTPQSPSSSHQHHLTSPTMKPSTSYFNS, encoded by the exons ATGGAGTCACTCAACACATTTGAATCCGAGATGGAGGCTGACGGACAGGGCAACTActctctgtttcctgctctgGACAGCATTGCAAGTCTGTCTGGCACCACTGAAACTCTGGAGAG TGCAAAGTCAAGCCTGGAGGCTGTCATGTACCGCGAG ACACAAAAAGGCAGCAGGAGATTCAAGAGGATTGAAAACAGAAACGGAGTCTTTGCACTGCTG ACTGATGAGGAGCGGCAGCAAGCCCTGCAGGCCTTCACTGCCCAGACTTTCCTCGGCTCTCCGCAGCAGAATACCATCTCCAGTTCTGGCTCAGGTGCCTCAGTGCCTGCCTTCCCATCCCCCGCCAGTTCCTCAGAGCATAAGACCAAGATGAAGAGAGGTCCACGAAAAAACCAGAACGAAAAGTACCGACTCAAGTACCTTAGACTGCGCAAAACTGCCCGTGCCATGATATTT GAAAATGCAGCTCTCTGTGATGAAGTTGCCCATTTAGAAGAGAAGTTTCTGAGAGCGAAGGAGGAGCGAAG GTTTTTACTGAAGTCACTCTTGCAGTATCAGTCTCTGTCAGAGGGGGAGATATTGCCAACCCCTAGCTCAAGCTCTCATCCACCTGTGCCACCTGTGGCATTGACCTCAGGTCCTGCAGGGGCTTCAGGCCTGTCTGGGGGGCACAACTTGGCACCAGTGGTGTCAACAGTGGAAGACGGAGCTCTAAAAAAAccaaagaaggaaaggaaagaacgAGGCAGGGAAAACGGAAAGGAGGAAC TTCCAAAGAAGATGTCTAAGAAGAGAAAGCTGGCAGACGGGTCTCGAAAGCTGGTGCAGCCCATCCCTCTGGACTCATCTGGTCGTCCCGTCTTTCCTATCGTACTGGGAGGTTTAACCGTCTACAGCCTCGGAGAA ATCATCACAGACAGGATGTTGTTCCATGATGAGTGCGCCATATATCCAGTGGGCTTCTGCAGCACGCGAGTCTTTGCCAGCATGAAAAACCCTGACCAGCAGTGCCTGTACACATGCCAAATTAAGGATGGGGGAACAGGtccacag TTTGAGATTGTCCCTGAAGAAGATCCTCAGAATGCCATCGTGGCTTCCTCTGCCCTGACGTGCCACTCCAATCTGCTGAAGGCCATAGCATCTGTCAG TTCCAAGTCTGTTGTGCCCATCGTGCCGTCAGGAGCTGACTTCTTTGGCTTCTCACACCCAACCATCCAGAACCTCATCCAGAGTTGTCCTGGAGCACGCAAATGTAGCAA cTACCGATGGATACGTTTTGAGGTTTGTCGCCCTGGTGATGGCCAAGTCCCTCACAGCCTGTCAGAGGACGACGCTTCGGTCAACTTCGATGCCTATCAGAGACACCAGGGCTTTGATGAGAACATCAAGATGGAGCACATTGCAG GACAGACACCACAGTCTCCCAGCTCCTCTCATCAGCACCACCTGACCTCCCCCACCATGAAGCCCTCGACGTCATATTTCAACTCCTGA